The genomic stretch AAAACATACAGAAGTGCAGTTTTTCAAAACATCATAACGTTCTTTAGAAGAAAATAAAGTCAATCAGATGAAGGAACAATCGTAGCTAATGGCACAATGCGTATTACAATATGAACTTGGACACACTTTACACCTCAGTACCGCTGGATTCTGATCGGTCAAACGGAAGGAATACAAAGGATGCtacaaagctaaaaataaataaatcagtgaggTGACGTGGTGCAGCCTGACGCCAAGCACTGTTACTGTTCAAACACTGAAGCTCGTCGTGTTCCTCGAACAGCACGTCCCCAGGTTTTATTGTTCCAAACCACAGCAACTTGCCTGCAATTAATTTTCAGCTTATAAATGAGCAAAATTGCATGAGCTTGTGAGCTGGTGCTGAGAGTGATtgaactgtgactgtgtgtctttaaaaaatgaacataatACATATGACTGAGATGTGTTTAGCTTTGGTTTTTAACATCAGTCCAGAACCGAGTATTACAGAGACATGAATTCACACTCCTGTTGTATTTCAAGTCACCAGAGTGTTGTGttctgtatattgtgtgtgatgAGCAGCAGCAGTTGAAGTTGTATGTGAATTCACCGTCCACTCTCTATTAGTTGTCACTGGTGTTTTTTCTCGGCTTTACGAGCGTGTGCGATGAGGATGGGCAGAAGGGCAACTGCAGCAATCAGTGTGCCCACCAGGGGGCGATAAAACAGCCAGCCGAGGGAGATggtgaggagagagagcgagcaggacacacacacggcaaaGATTTtcacacccacatacaccaGCTCTCTCAGGACAGGGACCCAGtccactacacacagacacacacacaatataaacactatGGTCAATAACACACTACCATATGTTAAAAGTAATAAGTGGaccttatatacacacacacagacacagaagtCTGTGTTTGAAAGTGtataccttgtgtgtgtggggtgggggggttgtaAATTACCAAGAGTGTAAAAGATGCGCATAGTCAGATTGATCCCGATGAGCATGAGAAGCCAACCACCTGCTCTCAGAGCCCAGGTCTTCATCATGTTATACTGCTGTTCTCGAGCAAAgacctcctacacacacacacacaaatcagacacttaaactgaaatataaatTTTGTATCGCTTTTAATCACATGTACCTCTGGTGTGAGCTCCTCCAGGTAAAGGATCTCCAGCGTGTCTCCTGATTTAGTTTTAAAAGGCATCAGTTTGTCTTCCTTCTGCATTGCCACCACACTcacctgtgcacacacacacccctatatAATAAAGATCACATGATGAAAATATCAGGTGTATAATAAGGACAATGGTGAATTGACTCGCTTTCTGTGCTGGTCCAGGGAACGAGCCTTCACCACTAAGTCCGGCATAGGAGAAGCTCACACGTACGTCTCCTAcctacacacaggcacacacaaacatgtgacCAACATCTCTCAGTCATTATGTAAGTAATAcacagagaatgtgtgtgtatgtgtgtgtgtgtgtttacctctgGCCTTCGTGGGTTGGCGGTGTGGTAGAAATAATCTTGGTACACTGTGAGAAACGGGTCAGTAAATGGAAGTGCATTCAGACTCAGGGTCTGGAAATTATTAATCTGATCGATTAAGCCTGCAGATAGAAcacaacatgtaacacacacacacacacacacacagagtttaatttattttcctaCAGTTATGTGGAACATGAATCTTTATGCCAATGTGTCTTTAATCACTAAGCAAAAACGATCAAATCAGAGTCACTGAAGCTGCTAATAAACAACAGAGCTGTACATCACCACTAGAGGTCAGTGTTTATCATCACTGCCATTTTGGAGTAACAGTGATAATTCACTTCACACTTACAAACAAATTTCAGGTTCTGATGTGACTGTGTACATGAAACagtaaactaaacaaacaaacaaacaaataaataaataaatacccttCGAGAGAGAAAAATGGCCGACCCACACATCAGGTGCGACGACAGTGACACTCTCCACCGCCATCGCACTACAACACAATGAccagggcgtgtgtgtgtgtgaacaatgaAAAGATAAGTGTATATAAGCAAGTTGCAAATATACAAATCGACACGTATCGTAAGCTGTACCTGGGATTGACATGTCCGATCTCCTTATCAAAATGTCTGCTGTTGATGATCTCAGACTTCCACTCCGTGTCTGAAATAAAGCAAGAAAAGGAatgaacactaatacacaaaaCGTTGTGCTGTAAGAGGAAACTGATCGGTGGCAGAGTGATGTGGTGCAGACAATGGTCATTTTTGTATTACAGCACAACATAAAGTGACATAAAAGTGTCAtttcctctgtcctgaagatgtttttttttggggggggggggggtcgtcTTTCGTCTATCTTTAACTCACTCCTTGtatacagttacacaaacaGCTTCTTACTTAAACATGTATATAATGTTGACTTCTGTAGAAGAGGAACTCACTGTATGAGTACGTGGTCTCTGTTTTAGTTTCCCCGTTCTCTTGGTAGTCCCTGTTACAAAGACATGACATAAAGACGAGTTGGAGGTTCAGGACAAAGCTTGagctgctgttatttatttatttgtttgtttgtttcaaaacACACCGTGACTCCTGATACTCCACCCACTGGTACATCTCTACATTCCGCTTTAGCTTCACCGCCTGAACTGCAACCCTGTAGTTTGGATCATAAAGAGgctgagagggagagagagagagacaaagagagagagagagagaataacatTAGCATCAACACATGATGAACTGACGTCTagagtatactgtacatatcctGGCTGTTTGTAAGGTACCTGAGCCGTGTGCAGAGAGGCTGAGAGGTGAACGAGGTGCCCGTTGTTCTGGGGGTCAGCAGAGATGTCTGGGTGAAGAGTTATGACTTTGGAGAGTCCTTCATCCAGAGAGGATGCGGTGCGAATCGCTCTGCCCTGCGGACGACAGACAACTCTCAGCTActgctccatccatccatcagatCGCTGATACGGAGAACGTTCGTCACGACGTGTCAGGAGGATGGATACACACTTCCCTTTATGACATTACTTGGCCACATAAAGTCACTATATTAAATGCAATAAGTGAAATCTTTGTTCACTGACCTCATTAGTGAAGAGCACGTAGAATGAGACACAGAAGATGACCACACCCACCACCATCCCCCCCACCGTTTCTCCCAGACGCTCCAGGAATCCTGGAGAACTCCGAGCGTGAATGCGGGTGTGTTGATCCCGACTGTCCTCACCGGAAAACTACAACACAGAAAACAACCACCAGTCAATCAAAgaaaaacactcactcactcacacacacacacacacacacacacagactgactgacactcacactatctcacacccacacacacacgcggacactcactcactcacactcacacacacgcggacactcactcactcacactcacacgcggacactcactcactcacactcacacacacgcggacactcactcactcacactcacacacacgcggacactcactcactcacacacacacgcggacactcactcactcacactcacacacacacgcggacactcactcactcacactcacacacacacgcggacactcactcactcacactcacacacacacgcggacactcactcactcacactcacacacacacacacgcggacactcacacacacacagactgac from Tachysurus fulvidraco isolate hzauxx_2018 chromosome 2, HZAU_PFXX_2.0, whole genome shotgun sequence encodes the following:
- the LOC113637001 gene encoding transmembrane protein 43 isoform X1: MSFSGEDSRDQHTRIHARSSPGFLERLGETVGGMVVGVVIFCVSFYVLFTNEGRAIRTASSLDEGLSKVITLHPDISADPQNNGHLVHLSASLHTAQPLYDPNYRVAVQAVKLKRNVEMYQWVEYQESRDYQENGETKTETTYSYNTEWKSEIINSRHFDKEIGHVNPSAMAVESVTVVAPDVWVGHFSLSKGLIDQINNFQTLSLNALPFTDPFLTVYQDYFYHTANPRRPEVGDVRVSFSYAGLSGEGSFPGPAQKVSVVAMQKEDKLMPFKTKSGDTLEILYLEELTPEEVFAREQQYNMMKTWALRAGGWLLMLIGINLTMRIFYTLGNLQPPHPTHTSGLGPCPERAGVCGCENLCRVCVLLALSPHHLPRLAVLSPPGGHTDCCSCPSAHPHRTRS
- the LOC113637001 gene encoding transmembrane protein 43 isoform X2 — protein: MFSGEDSRDQHTRIHARSSPGFLERLGETVGGMVVGVVIFCVSFYVLFTNEGRAIRTASSLDEGLSKVITLHPDISADPQNNGHLVHLSASLHTAQPLYDPNYRVAVQAVKLKRNVEMYQWVEYQESRDYQENGETKTETTYSYNTEWKSEIINSRHFDKEIGHVNPSAMAVESVTVVAPDVWVGHFSLSKGLIDQINNFQTLSLNALPFTDPFLTVYQDYFYHTANPRRPEVGDVRVSFSYAGLSGEGSFPGPAQKVSVVAMQKEDKLMPFKTKSGDTLEILYLEELTPEEVFAREQQYNMMKTWALRAGGWLLMLIGINLTMRIFYTLGNLQPPHPTHTSGLGPCPERAGVCGCENLCRVCVLLALSPHHLPRLAVLSPPGGHTDCCSCPSAHPHRTRS
- the LOC113637001 gene encoding transmembrane protein 43 isoform X3, whose amino-acid sequence is MSFSGEDSRDQHTRIHARSSPGFLERLGETVGGMVVGVVIFCVSFYVLFTNEGRAIRTASSLDEGLSKVITLHPDISADPQNNGHLVHLSASLHTAQPLYDPNYRVAVQAVKLKRNVEMYQWVEYQESRDYQENGETKTETTYSYNTEWKSEIINSRHFDKEIGHVNPSAMAVESVTVVAPDVWVGHFSLSKGLIDQINNFQTLSLNALPFTDPFLTVYQDYFYHTANPRRPEVGDVRVSFSYAGLSGEGSFPGPAQKVSVVAMQKEDKLMPFKTKSGDTLEILYLEELTPEEVFAREQQYNMMKTWALRAGGWLLMLIGINLTMRIFYTLVDWVPVLRELVYVGVKIFAVCVSCSLSLLTISLGWLFYRPLVGTLIAAVALLPILIAHARKAEKKHQ